The following nucleotide sequence is from Solidesulfovibrio carbinolicus.
CCGTGGCCGCGGCCGGGGGCTTCGGCGTCATCTCGGCGGCCGGCATCGGCATGAACGAGCCGGATTTCGGCTCCAACTACATCGAAGCCAACAACCGGGTGCTGGCCAGGGAAATCCGGGCCGCCAAGGAAGCCGCCCCAGGCGGCGCCATCGGCGTCAACATCATGATGGCCATGGCCAACTTCGCGGAGCTGGTCAAAACCGCCATCTGCGAAAACGTGGACGCCATCTTTTCCGGGGCCGGCCTGCCGCTGGACCTGCCGGGACACCTGCCCGAAGGCGCGCGCACCAAGCTCGTGCCCATCGTGTCCTCGGCCCGGGCCGCCGTGATATTATGCAAGAAATGGCTGTCGCGCTTCGGCCGCACCCCCGACGCCTTCGTGGTCGAGGGCCCCATGGCCGGCGGTCATCTGGGATTCAAGGCCGAGCAGATCGACGACCCGGATTTCGTACTGGAAAAACTCGTCAGCGAGGTGGTGGCCGGGGTCGCCCCCTACACCGCCCCCAACGGCGCGCCCATTCCGGTCATCGCCGCCGGCGGCGTGTACACCGGGGCCGACATCCGCCGCTTCATCGAGCTTGGCGCGGCCGGCGTCCAGATGGGCACCCGGTTCGTCGCCACCCACGAATGCGACGCCGACGACCGCTTCAAGCAAAGCTACGTCGAGGCCACGGAAAAAGACGTGGTCATCATCAAAAGCCCCGTAGGGATGCCCGGCCGGGCCATCCACAACGAGTTTCTCGACCTTGCCGCCGAGGGCTCCAAGACGCCGGCCCGCTGCCCCTACCGCTGCATCCATACCTGCGACTACACCCAGGCCCCCTACTGCATCACCCTGGCCCTGGCCAACGCCAAGAAGGGCCGGCTGCGACACGGCTTCGCCTTTGCCGGCCAGAACGCCTGGCGGGTGGACCGCATCATGTCGGTGGCGGATCTCTTCAAGGAATTGGTCGAAGGCTACGAAGCGGCCGAGGCCGCCTCGCCAGCCTGAGGCCGAGCGCTCTGCTCAAGCGCGTCAGAGCAACAAACGCGCGCTGGCGGCATGGCCTATACGCAAACAGAACTTGATGCTGTTTGACCGAGAAAGGCGCGGCGGACCGAACAACCGGTCGCCGCGCCTTTTTACTTGCGCCCCAGAAACAGAAAGTACCGCCACAGGCCGCCGTAGGCCGGCCGCGCCTCATGACGGCAGGGCCGGAAACGGGACTGCAGTTCGGGGGCAAGGTGGCCGTCAAGCCGGACGTGGTTGACGCCCATCCAGGCACGAAACCAGGAGGCCGGCGTGTCGTCGAAGTCGACCACGGCAATGCGTCCGCCGGGAGCCAGATGCTCCCGGGCCGCTTCCAGGGCCGCGCCCCAGCCGGGATTGAACATGGTCAGGGCGTAGGAAAAGACGATGAGGTCCAGGGAACCCGGCACGAACGTGTCGGGGCCGTAAGCCGCGCAATGCAGCTGTACCGGGCAGGCCGTGCGGGACACGGCCCGGCGGGCACGCTCCACCATGGGCCGGCACAGGTCCACGCCGGTGAACGACGCCCCGGGCAGCGCCCGGGACAGAGCCAGAATATTGCGCCCGGTGCCGCAGCCGATCTCGGCCACCCGCGCCGGCCGCTCCAGGCCGTCCCGGGCCACGGCTTCGGCGGCCAAGCACACCAACCTGTCGCGGCCGAAAAGAAAACTCCAGCGCGTGGCGTCGTAGATGCGGGCGTGAAACCGGTAATACCCGGGCAGGGGCGAAACTTCCGCCGCCATCAGGCCACCACCGCCAGATGCTGGCTGCCATAGGTGCCGACCCGGTCGGCGCCGTGCAGCGCCTCGGTCACTTCCGGGAAAAAGGTCAGCCGCCGCCGGGCCGCCTCGGGCACAAACGCGACGTCCAGCCCGGCCGAACGCATGAGCACCCTGGCCCCGGGCGCGGCGGCGGCGAAAATGCGCTCCCACTCCTCGGCCAGGGCGGCCGGATCGTGGTTGGCCAGCCAGTCCTGATGGTCCAGCAGCACGAAATGGCTGTAGGGGCCAGGATGACGGGCCAGAAAGCCGCTAAGCGAGTCCGTATGGGTCGTCAGCCGCCCCAGACGCTCCCGGATTGCCTCGAAATGCTGTTCCTTCAAATATTCCGGGCAACATTCCGGGGCGTAGCGGCCGGTGAGGTACACCCGCCAGAAATAGTTCTCGGCCATGGCGGTTTCGGTGAACACCCGGCGCACCTTCTCGCGCACGAAGCCTTCCAGCCCGCCCGGATGGGAATCGCGGATGAGCGCGATTTGCGGGCGCGGCACGCCTAAAAGCGCCATGAGCGCCGGCCGGGCCACCAACCAACGGCTGAGGCGATCCCAAAAGATCGGCTCCACGGCAGCAAATGCCCGGCGCTGCTCGGCCAGATCCCCGGCGGCCAGCAAGCGCGGCAACTCGCGCCGCAGCCCGGGTTTGAGCAGCCCCAAAAGCCGCGTGAACAAAAAGGCCGCCGCCCCGGACGCGCCGTGATGGTAAAAGGAGCGCGACAACCGGCCGCCCTTGAAATACGCGATGTTCTTGTCCCAATAGGCTGCCGCGTAGGCTGGAAGATGCCCCCGCAGCCGGGCGTAGGTCGCGGCACAGGACGGCCCGCCGCCTTCGCCGAAAAAGGTGAAGAGTTCCTTGAAGGATGCCCTGCAGAAAAGCGCCCGCTTGAGCTCCAGCAAGGCGTTCTGGCGGAAGTTGAGGTCCACGCAGGCGACCTCGGCCGGCTCGTCCAGCAAATAGTCCAAGGCGTTGTCGCCGGCCGAGGTGATGACCACCACCCGCGAGTCGGTCCCAAGCGTCAACAGACGCCGGTCCAGGCGCGGGTCTTCCCAGCAGGTGTTGTAGACAAGGCGGTTGCCATGCACAAAACGGAAAAAAGCGTCGCCCAGACGCCGTGACACAGTACGATTCATGCCCGCCGTCTACCGCCGCCGCCCCGCCCCGACAAACGACGTTTCCGTGACGCGTTGTCGCATTATTGCCATGTGAAAAAAGAGGGAGGGAAGAAGAAAATGCCCGGCGGCCGTGGGCCTGAGGCCCCCGGAC
It contains:
- a CDS encoding NAD(P)H-dependent flavin oxidoreductase, which encodes MSFPSLTIGDLTIPRAIIQGGMGVGISLSGLASAVAAAGGFGVISAAGIGMNEPDFGSNYIEANNRVLAREIRAAKEAAPGGAIGVNIMMAMANFAELVKTAICENVDAIFSGAGLPLDLPGHLPEGARTKLVPIVSSARAAVILCKKWLSRFGRTPDAFVVEGPMAGGHLGFKAEQIDDPDFVLEKLVSEVVAGVAPYTAPNGAPIPVIAAGGVYTGADIRRFIELGAAGVQMGTRFVATHECDADDRFKQSYVEATEKDVVIIKSPVGMPGRAIHNEFLDLAAEGSKTPARCPYRCIHTCDYTQAPYCITLALANAKKGRLRHGFAFAGQNAWRVDRIMSVADLFKELVEGYEAAEAASPA
- a CDS encoding class I SAM-dependent methyltransferase, with amino-acid sequence MAAEVSPLPGYYRFHARIYDATRWSFLFGRDRLVCLAAEAVARDGLERPARVAEIGCGTGRNILALSRALPGASFTGVDLCRPMVERARRAVSRTACPVQLHCAAYGPDTFVPGSLDLIVFSYALTMFNPGWGAALEAAREHLAPGGRIAVVDFDDTPASWFRAWMGVNHVRLDGHLAPELQSRFRPCRHEARPAYGGLWRYFLFLGRK
- a CDS encoding DUF3419 family protein gives rise to the protein MNRTVSRRLGDAFFRFVHGNRLVYNTCWEDPRLDRRLLTLGTDSRVVVITSAGDNALDYLLDEPAEVACVDLNFRQNALLELKRALFCRASFKELFTFFGEGGGPSCAATYARLRGHLPAYAAAYWDKNIAYFKGGRLSRSFYHHGASGAAAFLFTRLLGLLKPGLRRELPRLLAAGDLAEQRRAFAAVEPIFWDRLSRWLVARPALMALLGVPRPQIALIRDSHPGGLEGFVREKVRRVFTETAMAENYFWRVYLTGRYAPECCPEYLKEQHFEAIRERLGRLTTHTDSLSGFLARHPGPYSHFVLLDHQDWLANHDPAALAEEWERIFAAAAPGARVLMRSAGLDVAFVPEAARRRLTFFPEVTEALHGADRVGTYGSQHLAVVA